The following are from one region of the Salminus brasiliensis chromosome 14, fSalBra1.hap2, whole genome shotgun sequence genome:
- the LOC140577051 gene encoding polypeptide N-acetylgalactosaminyltransferase 6-like, which translates to MRRHLRRLPLLVKLVLLVLLLFLSLLIALQKNMGSWTSSDQSSHGLSLKRREASTVPSTADHLRFQIGAPFPQLPEVSSISADQSCLSGFYSPDEFKPRLARPLEDLKGPGADGHEFIPDKMSLPEIAEKEEGLSRNFFNQFASDRISVHRSLGNDTRHPECVDQKFRRCPRLPDTSVIIVFHNEAWSTLLRTVYSVLHTSPAILLREIILVDDASTQDHLKSPLELHVQTLKIVRVLRQKERKGLVPARLLGAREAKGEVLTFLDSHCECFNGWLEPLLAQLREQPTAVVSPEIAIIDSNTLKFTKPLPNSPARSRGNFDWGLSFGWENIPEPERLKRKDETYPVKTPAFAGGLFSIYKNFFEHIGSYDDQMEIWGGENIEMSFRVWMCGGQLEIVPCSVVGHIFRSRTPHTFPKGMEVIVRNQVRVAEVWMDDYKNVFYRRNKKAAAIAQNNSYGDLSERLELKERLQCKNFSWYLENVYPEAFVPELAPALFGSLKNIGSNTCLDIGEKKPMRKAVILYLCHNMGGNQHFEYTSHQELRHNTALQLCLHATIAPEPVRIELCNYKGGSTVPAPQQQWSLKLLSQQCYLLECEVFKKCLTVEGGKAIMETCNPADKYQHWTFS; encoded by the exons ATGCGCAGGCATTTACGTCGCCTCCCACTGCTGGTCAAGCTTGTCCTGTTAGTTTTACTACTTTTCCTCAGTCTGTTAATAGCACTGCAGAAGAACATGGGGAGCTGGACATCGTCTGACCAAAGCTCACATGGCCTGTCTCTTAAACGAAGAGAGGCTAGTACAGTTCCTAGCACAGCTGACCATCTGCGGTTTCAGATTGGTGCCCCCTTTCCACAGTTGCCGGAGGTCTCGTCAATATCTGCAGATCAAAGTTGCCTGTCTGGATTCTACAGCCCTGATGAGTTTAAGCCTCGTCTTGCGAGACCACTGGAGGACCTGAAGGGTCCTGGGGCCGACGGTCATGAATTTATTCCGGACAAGATGAGTCTGCCTGAGATTGCAGAGAAGGAAGAGGGTTTGTCTAGGAACTTTTTCAACCAGTTTGCTAGTGATCGCATCTCTGTGCATCGTAGCCTTGGCAACGACACCCGCCATCCCGA ATGTGTCGACCAGAAGTTTCGCCGCTGCCCACGCTTGCCGGACACCAGTGTAATCATCGTGTTTCACAATGAAGCATGGTCCACTCTCCTCCGTACCGTCTACAGTGTCCTGCACACGTCCCCTGCCATCCTGCTCCGAGAGATCATCCTGGTGGACGATGCCAGTACCCAAG ATCATCTGAAATCTCCACTGGAGTTGCACGTGCAGACTCTGAAGATTGTGCGTGTTCTGCGGCAGAAGGAAAGGAAAGGTCTGGTTCCTGCTCGGCTGCTGGGAGCACGAGAGGCTAAGGGAGAAGTGCTGACATTCTTGgactctcact GTGAATGTTTTAATGGCTGGTTGGAGCCTCTTTTAGCTCAGCTACGAGAGCAACCCACGGCTGTTGTTAGTCCTGAAATTGCCATCATCGATTCAAATACGCTGAAATTTACCAAGCCGCTTCCCAACTCGCCCGCCAGAAGCCGTGGTAACTTTGACTGGGGACTGAGCTTTGGCTGGGAAAACATCCCTGAACCCGAGCGATTAAAACGGAAGGATGAGACTTATCCTGTGAA gaccccagcttttgctggtggcCTGTTCTCCATCTACAAGAACTTCTTTGAGCACATTGGAAGCTATGATGACCAGATGGAAATTTGGGGTGGAGAAAACATTGAAATGTCTTTCAGG GTGTGGATGTGTGGGGGTCAGCTTGAGATTGTcccctgctctgtggtgggcCACATTTTCCGCAGCAGGACTCCCCACACCTTCCCCAAGGGCATGGAAGTGATCGTGCGCAACCAGGTGCGAGTAGCAGAGGTCTGGATGGATGACTACAAGAACGTGTTCTACCGCCGGAACAAGAAGGCTGCTGCTATAGCACAAAAT AATTCTTATGGTGACCTCTCCGAACGCCTGGAACTCAAGGAGAGGCTGCAGTGTAAAAATTTCTCTTGGTACCTGGAGAATGTTTACCCAGAGGCTTTTGTGCCAGAACTTGCCCCTGCACTGTTTGGTTCG CTGAAGAACATTGGCTCCAACACTTGCCTTGATATTGGTGAGAAGAAGCCAATGAGGAAGGCTGTGATTTTATACTTGTGCCACAACATGGGTGGTAATCAG CATTTTGAATATACAAGTCATCAGGAGCTGCGTCACAACACTgccctgcagctgtgtctgcatgcGACGATTGCACCCGAGCCTGTCCGCATCGAGCTGTGCAATTATAAAGGTGGCAGCACTGTCCCAGccccgcagcagcagtggagcttaAAACTGCTGTCTCAACAG TGCTATCTTCTGGAGTGTGAAGTCTTTAAGAAGTGTCTAACAGTAGAGGGGGGTAAAGCTATCATGGAAACCTGCAACCCTGCTGACAAATACCAACACTGGACTTTCAGTTAA